One genomic segment of Tripterygium wilfordii isolate XIE 37 chromosome 9, ASM1340144v1, whole genome shotgun sequence includes these proteins:
- the LOC120006637 gene encoding serine-threonine kinase receptor-associated protein-like isoform X1 — MDKKKVAVPLVCHGHSRPVVDLFYSPVTSDGFFLISASKDSSPMLRNGESGDWIGTFEGHKGAVWSCCLDTNALRAASGSADFTAKVWDALTGDELHSFEHKHIVRACAFSEDAHLLLTGGVEKVLRIYDLNRPDAPPREVDKSPGSVRTVAWLHSDQTILSSCTDTGGIRLWDVRSGEIVQTLETKSSVTSAEVSQDGRYITTTDGSTVKFWDANHFGLVKSYNMPCTVESASLEPKYGDKFIAGGEDMWIHVFDFHTGEEIACNKGHHGPVHCLRFSPGGESYASGSEDGTIRIWQTGPLTHDDSEGFSANGSSGKVKVMAEEVSHKVEGFHIVGEGKTTEKEAARD; from the exons ATGGATAAGAAGAAGGTGGCAGTTCCACTTGTGTGTCACGGCCATTCCCGGCCTGTTGTTGATCTCTTTTACAGTCCGGTTACGTCCGATGGGTTCTTTCTCATCAGTGCTAGCAAGG ATTCCAGTCCTATGCTTAGAAATGGGGAGAGCGGAGATTGGATTGGAACATTTGAGGGGCATAAGGGTGCAGTGTGGAGTTGCTGTTTGGATACTAATGCTTTGCGGGCTGCGTCCGGTTCTGCTGATTTTACTGC GAAAGTATGGGATGCATTGACAGGGGATGAATTGCACTCATTTGAACACAAGCATATTGTTCGAGCGTGTGCCTTTTCAGAA GATGCACACCTCTTACTTACTGGTGGAGTTGAGAAAGTACTTCGCATATATGATTTGAATCGCCCAGATGCACCTCCAAGAGAAGTGGACAAATCTCCTGGTTCAGTCAGAACTGTGGCTTGGCTCCATAGTGATCAGACAATATTAAGTTCTTGCACTGATACGGGCGGAATCAG ACTATGGGATGTAAGAAGTGGTGAGATAGTGCAAACACTTGAGACCAAGTCATCTGTTACCAGTGCTGAAGTGAGTCAAGATGGTCGTTATATTACAACCACAGATGGGTCTACTGTGAAGTTCTGGGATGCAAACCA TTTTGGGCTTGTGAAGAGCTACAATATGCCATGCACAGTAGAATCAGCTTCCTTGGAGCCAAAGTATGGGGATAAGTTCATTGCGGGAGGCGAGGATATGTGGATTCATGTATTTGATTTCCATACTGGTGAAGAGATAG CGTGCAACAAGGGTCACCATGGTCCTGTACACTGCCTCCGGTTCTCACCAGGAGGGGAATCATATGCCTCTGGATCTGAGGACGGGACCATAAGAATATGGCAGACTGGGCCATTGACACACGATGACTCTGAGGGGTTCAGTGCAAATGGGTCAAGTGGAAAGGTCAAGGTAATGGCTGAGGAGGTTTCTCACAAGGTTGAGGGCTTCCACATTGTTGGTGAGGGGAAGACAACAGAGAAAGAAGCAGCAagggattga
- the LOC120005091 gene encoding DELLA protein SLN1-like, with product MLPYGTSTSAGSSSSSSSTTKPPDIDGLLAGAGYKVRSMELRQVAQRMERLETAMVNSPAELSLLASEAVLYNPSDLASWVDSLLSEFNQQQPPLSLPSDLPDLPDLIHNQTPISTPWAYDSASHQQLTVITTVEEDSGIRLVHTLMTCAESVQRGELALARSLIEDMQGLLRRVNTGCGIGKVAGYFIDALRRRIFAQVSCSVGGESPYENEILYHHFYEVCPYLKFAHFTANQAILEAFDGHECVHVVDFNLMHGLQWPALIQALALRPGGPPLLRLTGIGPPSPDGRDSLREIGLKLAELARSVNVRFAFRGVAASRLEDVKPWMLQISPKEAVAVNSVMQLHKLLGSDLSRNSPVDVVLDWIRNLNPNIVTVVEQEANHNQPGFMERFTEALYYYSSIFDSLESCRIQPAKALAEMYIQREICNVVCCEGSSRVERHEPLAKWRARLGGAGLRPLHLGSNAFKQASMLLTLFSAEGYSVEEMEGCLTLGWHSRPLISASAWQATPDTSNNDINNNT from the coding sequence ATGTTGCCCTACGGAACATCCACGTCAGCAGGGAGCAGCAGCTCATCCTCCTCCACAACCAAGCCGCCTGATATCGATGGACTACTTGCCGGCGCCGGGTACAAGGTCCGCTCAATGGAGCTCCGACAAGTAGCTCAGCGCATGGAGCGCCTCGAAACTGCTATGGTTAACTCCCCTGCGGAACTTTCCCTTCTCGCGTCTGAAGCCGTCCTTTACAACCCTTCAGACCTTGCCTCCTGGGTTGACTCGCTGCTCTCCGAGTTCAACCAACAACAGCCTCCGCTCTCCCTCCCCTCCGATCTCCCTGATCTTCCCGATCTCATTCACAATCAAACCCCTATAAGTACCCCCTGGGCCTATGACAGCGCCAGTCACCAGCAATTGACGGTTATTACCACCGTGGAGGAGGACTCTGGCATTAGGCTGGTCCACACGTTGATGACTTGTGCGGAATCGGTGCAGCGTGGTGAGCTAGCATTGGCAAGATCCTTAATCGAGGATATGCAGGGCTTGCTTAGGCGCGTCAACACCGGCTGCGGCATCGGGAAGGTCGCCGGCTACTTCATCGACGCTCTGAGACGCCGAATTTTCGCTCAGGTGAGCTGTTCCGTAGGTGGGGAGTCCCCTTATGAAAACGAGATCCTGTACCATCATTTCTACGAGGTATGCCCTTACCTGAAATTCGCGCACTTCACCGCAAATCAGGCTATTCTGGAGGCTTTTGACGGTCACGAATGCGTCCACGTAGTCGATTTCAATTTGATGCATGGATTACAATGGCCGGCATTGATACAGGCCCTTGCTCTTCGTCCCGGTGGGCCTCCCTTGCTCCGTCTAACCGGCATTGGCCCACCCTCACCGGATGGGCGCGACTCCCTCCGTGAAATCGGGTTAAAACTGGCCGAATTGGCCCGTTCGGTCAACGTTCGATTTGCCTTCCGTGGCGTTGCTGCTTCAAGGTTGGAGGACGTCAAGCCGTGGATGCTCCAGATTAGTCCTAAAGAAGCCGTGGCGGTGAACTCAGTAATGCAGCTTCACAAATTGCTCGGGTCCGACCTGAGCCGAAATTCCCCTGTGGATGTGGTTCTGGACTGGATCCGGAACCTGAATCCAAATATCGTGACTGTCGTGGAGCAAGAAGCGAACCATAACCAACCCGGGTTCATGGAGCGGTTCACAGAGGCTCTGTATTACTACTCCTCAATTTTTGACTCGCTGGAATCGTGTAGGATTCAGCCGGCGAAGGCCTTGGCGGAAATGTACATACAGAGAGAGATATGCAATGTGGTGTGCTGCGAGGGATCTTCTAGGGTGGAGAGGCACGAGCCCCTGGCTAAGTGGAGGGCGCGGCTCGGAGGAGCCGGGTTGAGACCATTGCATTTAGGGTCCAATGCTTTCAAGCAAGCCAGTATGCTACTGACCTTGTTCTCTGCTGAAGGATACTCAGTAGAGGAGATGGAGGGGTGCTTAACCCTCGGCTGGCATAGTCGGCCTCTCATTTCGGCTTCGGCTTGGCAAGCCACTCCTGATACGAGCAATAATGACATTAACAATAATACGTAG
- the LOC120006637 gene encoding serine-threonine kinase receptor-associated protein-like isoform X2 — protein MDKKKVAVPLVCHGHSRPVVDLFYSPVTSDGFFLISASKDSSPMLRNGESGDWIGTFEGHKGAVWSCCLDTNALRAASGSADFTAKVWDALTGDELHSFEHKHIVRACAFSEDAHLLLTGGVEKVLRIYDLNRPDAPPREVDKSPGSVRTVAWLHSDQTILSSCTDTGGISFGLVKSYNMPCTVESASLEPKYGDKFIAGGEDMWIHVFDFHTGEEIACNKGHHGPVHCLRFSPGGESYASGSEDGTIRIWQTGPLTHDDSEGFSANGSSGKVKVMAEEVSHKVEGFHIVGEGKTTEKEAARD, from the exons ATGGATAAGAAGAAGGTGGCAGTTCCACTTGTGTGTCACGGCCATTCCCGGCCTGTTGTTGATCTCTTTTACAGTCCGGTTACGTCCGATGGGTTCTTTCTCATCAGTGCTAGCAAGG ATTCCAGTCCTATGCTTAGAAATGGGGAGAGCGGAGATTGGATTGGAACATTTGAGGGGCATAAGGGTGCAGTGTGGAGTTGCTGTTTGGATACTAATGCTTTGCGGGCTGCGTCCGGTTCTGCTGATTTTACTGC GAAAGTATGGGATGCATTGACAGGGGATGAATTGCACTCATTTGAACACAAGCATATTGTTCGAGCGTGTGCCTTTTCAGAA GATGCACACCTCTTACTTACTGGTGGAGTTGAGAAAGTACTTCGCATATATGATTTGAATCGCCCAGATGCACCTCCAAGAGAAGTGGACAAATCTCCTGGTTCAGTCAGAACTGTGGCTTGGCTCCATAGTGATCAGACAATATTAAGTTCTTGCACTGATACGGGCGGAATCAG TTTTGGGCTTGTGAAGAGCTACAATATGCCATGCACAGTAGAATCAGCTTCCTTGGAGCCAAAGTATGGGGATAAGTTCATTGCGGGAGGCGAGGATATGTGGATTCATGTATTTGATTTCCATACTGGTGAAGAGATAG CGTGCAACAAGGGTCACCATGGTCCTGTACACTGCCTCCGGTTCTCACCAGGAGGGGAATCATATGCCTCTGGATCTGAGGACGGGACCATAAGAATATGGCAGACTGGGCCATTGACACACGATGACTCTGAGGGGTTCAGTGCAAATGGGTCAAGTGGAAAGGTCAAGGTAATGGCTGAGGAGGTTTCTCACAAGGTTGAGGGCTTCCACATTGTTGGTGAGGGGAAGACAACAGAGAAAGAAGCAGCAagggattga